From the genome of Hymenobacter sp. PAMC 26628, one region includes:
- a CDS encoding dihydrolipoamide acetyltransferase family protein, translating into MARVEMTMPKMGESIMEGTVLKWLKQVGDAIEQDESVLEVATDKVDTEVPATHAGTLAEILVQEGQVVAVGAPIAVIETEVGAAASATPGAPAPAAQAAAPASTNGSAPAPEVPYLPEPDDPEAVQAAGGAPHQPGRFLSPLVLSIAREEGVSLSALEYLPGTGKENRVTKKDILDYVAAGKPSLVPQAPVATPPAPLEPAPAPRPAAPAPVAAPVPNANDQAPAAKPVPSVSGGQELIEMDRMRKMIAQRMVDSKRIAPHVTSFVEADVTELVNWRNKHKDAYKKREGENLTFTPLFIQAVARAIQDFPNINVSVDGDYIIKKKDINIGIAVALPSGNLIVPVIHKADQLNLNGLSKKVNDLANRARANKLTPADLESGTYTLSNVGSFGNIMGTPIIMQPQVAIMAVGAIKKKPAVIETPQGDLIGVRQFMFLSHSYDHRVVDGSLGGMFVRKVADYLEQFDPNTTI; encoded by the coding sequence ATGGCACGAGTGGAAATGACGATGCCCAAGATGGGCGAATCCATCATGGAAGGCACCGTCTTAAAATGGCTCAAGCAAGTCGGCGACGCCATCGAGCAAGACGAATCGGTGCTGGAAGTAGCCACCGACAAAGTAGACACTGAAGTGCCTGCCACCCACGCCGGCACCCTGGCCGAGATTCTGGTGCAGGAAGGCCAGGTCGTGGCCGTGGGGGCCCCCATCGCCGTCATCGAAACGGAGGTGGGCGCAGCAGCTTCGGCAACGCCCGGCGCCCCGGCGCCCGCTGCGCAGGCCGCCGCGCCGGCCAGCACCAACGGCAGCGCCCCGGCCCCCGAGGTACCTTACCTACCCGAGCCCGACGACCCCGAAGCGGTTCAAGCCGCCGGTGGGGCCCCGCACCAGCCCGGCCGGTTCCTGTCGCCGCTCGTACTCAGCATTGCCCGCGAGGAAGGCGTGAGCCTGAGCGCGTTGGAATACCTGCCCGGCACGGGCAAGGAAAACCGCGTCACCAAAAAGGACATCCTCGACTACGTGGCGGCGGGCAAGCCTTCGCTGGTGCCGCAGGCCCCGGTAGCCACGCCGCCCGCCCCGCTGGAACCAGCACCCGCGCCGCGCCCGGCCGCGCCCGCTCCCGTAGCGGCCCCGGTTCCCAACGCCAACGACCAAGCCCCCGCGGCCAAGCCGGTGCCCAGCGTGAGCGGCGGCCAGGAGCTGATTGAAATGGACCGGATGCGCAAGATGATTGCCCAGCGCATGGTCGATTCGAAGCGCATCGCGCCGCACGTCACCAGCTTCGTAGAAGCCGACGTGACGGAGCTGGTGAACTGGCGCAACAAGCACAAGGACGCCTATAAGAAGCGCGAGGGCGAAAACCTCACCTTCACGCCCCTATTCATCCAGGCCGTGGCCCGCGCCATCCAGGATTTCCCAAACATCAACGTTTCGGTGGACGGCGATTACATCATCAAGAAAAAGGACATCAACATCGGCATTGCCGTGGCCCTGCCCAGCGGCAACCTCATCGTGCCGGTCATTCACAAGGCTGACCAGCTCAACCTCAACGGCCTGAGCAAGAAGGTGAACGACCTGGCCAACCGCGCCCGCGCTAACAAGCTCACGCCCGCCGACCTCGAAAGCGGCACCTACACCCTAAGCAACGTGGGCTCGTTTGGCAACATTATGGGCACGCCCATCATCATGCAGCCGCAGGTGGCCATTATGGCCGTGGGGGCCATCAAGAAGAAGCCCGCCGTGATAGAAACCCCGCAGGGCGACCTCATCGGCGTGCGCCAGTTCATGTTCCTGAGCCACAGCTACGACCACCGCGTGGTCGACGGCTCGCTCGGCGGCATGTTTGTGCGCAAAGTGGCCGACTACCTAGAGCAGTTCGACCCCAATACCACGATTTAA
- a CDS encoding competence/damage-inducible protein A yields the protein MPPASSRPAPPDVEIMTIGDELLYGQVVDTNSAFMGQELAKIGLRVRQISSVSDRADEIVGALDQARQRARVVLITGGLGPTKDDLTKHVLARYFGSELVMDEPTLAHVTEFFRRYNRPMLDVNRQQALVPANCQVLFNAVGTAPGMWFEDQGTVFVSMPGVPFEMKKLMTDEVLPRLRARFALAPIEHVVVMTVGLGESYLAEKITDWEDALPPNFKLAYLPSLGAVRLRLTGSDDGQADLRGRMLALLPALRERAGPYIFAEEETTLEAAIGQLLLAKGLTLATAESCTGGLVAHRITGVPGSSSYFRGSVVAYHNDIKMSELNVPAETLATSGAVSEATVRAMAEGARQRLGASVAVATSGIAGPGGGTPEKPVGTICFAVADAQGTVSRQISFDRGRALNITYTAQSVLALLWQRLTGQA from the coding sequence ATGCCCCCCGCTTCTTCCCGCCCCGCCCCGCCCGACGTTGAAATTATGACCATTGGCGACGAGCTGCTCTACGGCCAGGTTGTTGACACCAACTCGGCCTTCATGGGCCAGGAATTGGCCAAAATTGGGCTGCGCGTGCGCCAGATTTCGTCGGTATCCGACCGTGCCGACGAGATTGTGGGGGCCCTCGACCAAGCCCGGCAGCGGGCCCGGGTGGTGCTCATCACCGGGGGCTTGGGGCCCACGAAGGACGACCTGACCAAGCACGTACTGGCCCGCTACTTCGGCAGCGAGCTGGTGATGGACGAACCCACGCTGGCCCACGTTACCGAGTTTTTCCGGCGCTATAACCGGCCCATGCTCGACGTGAACCGCCAGCAGGCCCTGGTGCCGGCCAACTGCCAGGTGCTGTTCAACGCCGTGGGCACGGCCCCCGGCATGTGGTTCGAGGACCAGGGGACGGTGTTCGTGAGCATGCCCGGCGTGCCCTTTGAGATGAAGAAGCTGATGACCGACGAGGTGCTGCCGCGCCTGCGCGCGCGGTTCGCCCTCGCGCCCATCGAGCACGTGGTGGTGATGACCGTGGGCTTAGGCGAGTCGTACCTAGCCGAGAAAATTACTGATTGGGAAGACGCCCTCCCGCCCAACTTCAAGCTGGCCTACCTGCCCAGCCTGGGGGCCGTGCGCCTGCGTCTGACGGGCTCCGACGACGGCCAAGCCGACCTGCGCGGCCGCATGCTGGCGCTGCTGCCAGCGCTGCGCGAGCGGGCGGGGCCCTACATTTTTGCCGAAGAAGAAACGACCCTGGAGGCCGCCATCGGCCAGCTGCTGCTGGCAAAGGGCCTAACGTTGGCCACCGCCGAGAGCTGCACCGGGGGCTTGGTGGCGCACCGCATCACGGGCGTGCCGGGTAGCTCAAGCTACTTCCGCGGCAGCGTAGTGGCGTACCACAACGACATCAAAATGAGTGAGCTAAACGTGCCCGCCGAAACCTTGGCTACAAGTGGCGCCGTAAGCGAAGCCACCGTGCGGGCCATGGCCGAAGGGGCTCGCCAGCGCCTGGGTGCCAGCGTGGCCGTGGCCACCAGCGGCATTGCCGGTCCCGGCGGCGGCACCCCCGAGAAGCCCGTGGGCACCATCTGCTTTGCCGTCGCCGACGCCCAAGGCACGGTGAGCCGGCAAATTAGCTTTGACCGCGGCCGGGCCCTGAACATCACCTACACCGCCCAGTCGGTGCTGGCGCTACTGTGGCAGCGGCTAACGGGACAGGCGTAA
- a CDS encoding DUF4197 domain-containing protein gives MSTRLATLLLTAGLLTAAPAVRAQTTKKTTTTTKTMAAKTAAAKAAATKAAAAKTAAAKAAAAKVAAAKAVATPAPAPVAPLTEAEASAGIKDALNKGVTKAVEFASEKDGFNLNDDIHIPFPEDMVLMKSTLGRLPGMSTVVSTFETQLNRAAEAAAPKAKDIFLSALTNISLTDALSLVTSSSTDAATQFLRKSTEAQLVAAFKPDITAAISQVGAEAAYTKMTTQYNRIPLMTPVQTDLSAYTTQKAVDGIFILMAQEEAKIRRNPAARTTDLLKRVFATK, from the coding sequence ATGTCTACCCGCCTTGCCACCCTGCTACTAACTGCTGGCCTACTGACCGCCGCCCCCGCCGTTCGGGCCCAGACCACCAAAAAAACCACCACTACCACTAAAACCATGGCTGCGAAAACGGCCGCTGCCAAAGCTGCCGCTACCAAGGCCGCCGCGGCCAAAACAGCCGCCGCGAAAGCCGCTGCTGCCAAGGTAGCCGCCGCCAAAGCCGTTGCCACGCCCGCCCCGGCCCCCGTGGCACCGCTCACCGAGGCCGAGGCCAGCGCCGGTATCAAAGATGCCCTTAACAAGGGCGTGACCAAGGCCGTGGAATTCGCGTCGGAGAAGGACGGCTTTAACCTCAACGACGACATTCACATCCCGTTCCCAGAGGACATGGTATTGATGAAGAGCACGCTGGGCCGCCTGCCCGGCATGAGCACGGTGGTCTCGACGTTCGAAACCCAGCTCAACCGCGCCGCCGAGGCTGCCGCGCCCAAAGCCAAGGACATCTTCCTATCCGCCCTGACCAACATCAGCCTAACCGACGCGCTGAGCTTGGTTACGAGCAGCTCGACGGACGCGGCCACGCAGTTCCTGCGCAAGTCGACCGAGGCCCAGTTGGTGGCAGCCTTCAAGCCCGATATCACCGCGGCCATCAGCCAGGTGGGGGCCGAGGCCGCTTATACCAAAATGACTACCCAATACAACCGCATTCCGCTGATGACGCCGGTGCAAACCGACCTTTCGGCCTATACCACCCAGAAAGCTGTGGACGGCATTTTTATCCTCATGGCCCAGGAAGAAGCCAAAATCCGCCGCAACCCCGCCGCTCGTACCACCGACTTGCTCAAGCGCGTGTTCGCGACCAAGTAG
- a CDS encoding ABC transporter ATP-binding protein, whose protein sequence is MTTDSYLHIDATGLGKRYQRDWIYRGLTRTFRPGSATAVLGPNGAGKSTLLNTLSGQLLPTEGTLAYTLAGQPLAVEDVPRHLAYAAPYLDLLEELTLTELLRFHTQFKPLRPGVSLDGLVGIMYLEGARQRLVREFSSGMKQRLKLGLALYADAPLLLLDEPTTNLDATGAAWFQEHVRATRAGRTVLLSSNVPAEYAFCDEELLVTDFQAARPR, encoded by the coding sequence TTGACAACTGACTCCTACTTGCATATTGACGCCACCGGCCTGGGCAAGCGCTACCAGCGCGACTGGATTTACCGGGGCCTCACGCGCACGTTTCGGCCCGGCAGCGCCACGGCCGTGCTGGGGCCAAATGGCGCCGGCAAAAGCACGCTGCTCAACACCTTATCGGGCCAGTTGCTGCCCACCGAGGGCACCCTGGCCTACACCCTGGCCGGCCAGCCCCTGGCCGTGGAGGACGTACCCCGGCACCTGGCCTACGCCGCCCCCTACCTCGACCTACTGGAGGAGCTGACCCTGACCGAGCTGCTGCGCTTCCATACTCAGTTCAAGCCGTTGCGACCGGGCGTGTCCCTGGATGGCCTCGTGGGCATTATGTACCTGGAGGGGGCCCGGCAGCGGCTGGTGCGCGAGTTTTCGTCGGGCATGAAGCAGCGCCTCAAGCTGGGCTTGGCCCTGTACGCCGATGCGCCGCTGCTGCTGCTCGACGAGCCCACTACCAACCTCGACGCTACGGGGGCGGCCTGGTTCCAGGAGCACGTGCGCGCCACCCGCGCCGGCCGCACGGTGCTGCTCAGCTCCAACGTGCCGGCTGAGTACGCCTTTTGCGACGAAGAGCTGTTGGTGACGGATTTCCAGGCGGCACGGCCGCGCTAG
- the lpxA gene encoding acyl-ACP--UDP-N-acetylglucosamine O-acyltransferase — protein MISPLAHIHPDARLAPGVTVEPFTTIAADVEIGEGTWVGPNVTIMAGARIGAHCQIFPGAVVSAIPQDLKFAGEHTTAHVGDYTVLRECVTVNRGTVDRGRTVVGAHCLLQAYVHVAHDCVVGDHCVISNAVQLAGHVQVGDWAILGGMTAIHQFVSVGAHAFIGGGSLVRKDVPPFVKAAREPLTYAGVNSVGLRRRGFSEQQILEIQDLYRIVFLSGQNTQEALARIEAEVPASTQRELAVAFVRAASRGIIKGPGKKGLDEGAD, from the coding sequence ATGATTTCACCCCTCGCCCACATTCACCCCGACGCCCGCCTGGCCCCAGGCGTCACCGTTGAGCCGTTTACGACCATTGCCGCAGACGTGGAGATTGGCGAAGGCACGTGGGTGGGGCCCAACGTTACCATCATGGCCGGGGCCCGCATCGGGGCCCACTGCCAGATCTTCCCCGGCGCCGTGGTGTCGGCCATTCCGCAAGACCTCAAGTTTGCCGGCGAGCACACCACCGCCCACGTGGGCGACTACACCGTGCTGCGCGAGTGCGTGACCGTGAACCGCGGCACCGTGGACCGCGGCCGCACCGTGGTGGGGGCCCACTGCCTGCTGCAAGCCTATGTGCACGTGGCCCACGACTGCGTGGTGGGCGACCACTGCGTGATTTCAAACGCGGTGCAGCTGGCGGGGCACGTGCAGGTAGGCGACTGGGCCATTTTGGGGGGCATGACGGCCATCCACCAGTTTGTGAGCGTGGGGGCCCACGCTTTCATCGGCGGCGGCTCGCTGGTGCGCAAAGATGTGCCGCCCTTCGTAAAGGCCGCCCGCGAGCCCCTCACCTACGCCGGGGTGAACTCGGTGGGCCTGCGCCGCCGCGGCTTCAGCGAGCAGCAAATCCTTGAAATTCAGGACCTGTACCGCATCGTGTTTCTGAGCGGCCAGAACACCCAGGAGGCCTTGGCGCGCATCGAGGCCGAAGTGCCCGCCTCAACCCAGCGCGAGTTGGCTGTGGCGTTTGTGCGGGCCGCCAGCCGCGGCATCATCAAGGGCCCCGGCAAAAAAGGCCTCGACGAGGGTGCCGATTAG
- a CDS encoding bifunctional UDP-3-O-[3-hydroxymyristoyl] N-acetylglucosamine deacetylase/3-hydroxyacyl-ACP dehydratase, with protein sequence MNDKQHTIKAPVTVRGIGLHTGVEATMTFCPAPIGHGYKFQRVDLPGQPIVDADVDNVVDLSRGTTIEQNGARVNTVEHTLAALVGLQLDNVLIQLSGPEPPIMDGSSAEFIHALQSVGLEEQNALRNYYEIPDTIRYMDNARGVEIAALPLSDYRLTVMVDYNSPVLGSQHATLADIAQFSDEIASSRTFCFLHELEHLYKSNLIKGGDLSNAIVVVDRVVADEELNDLAKMLGKPRVSVKKEGILNNVDLRYKNEPARHKLLDLVGDLALVGRPLKGQILAARPGHAANVAFAKKIKKKMLEVASNPVPVYDPAREPVMDVNRIMQVLPHRYPFLLLDKVIYLDSQMVTAVKNVTMNEQFFQGHFPGNPVMPGVLQVEAMAQTGGILVMNTVPDPENYWQYFLGIENCRFRKKVIPGDTLIFHCWLLAPVKRGIAKMKGQAFVNGKVVMDAEMSAAIVRKDNA encoded by the coding sequence ATGAACGACAAGCAACACACCATCAAAGCGCCCGTGACGGTGCGCGGCATTGGGCTGCACACCGGCGTGGAGGCCACGATGACCTTCTGCCCCGCCCCTATTGGCCACGGCTACAAATTTCAGCGCGTGGATTTGCCCGGCCAGCCCATCGTCGACGCCGATGTGGACAACGTGGTGGACCTCTCGCGGGGCACCACCATCGAGCAGAACGGGGCCCGGGTAAACACCGTGGAGCACACGCTGGCCGCCCTGGTGGGCTTGCAGCTCGACAACGTACTGATTCAGCTCTCGGGCCCCGAGCCGCCCATCATGGACGGCTCGTCGGCCGAGTTCATCCACGCCCTGCAAAGCGTGGGCCTGGAAGAGCAAAACGCGCTGCGCAACTACTACGAAATACCCGACACCATCCGGTACATGGACAACGCGCGGGGCGTAGAAATTGCCGCCCTGCCGCTTTCCGACTACCGCCTCACGGTGATGGTGGACTACAACTCGCCGGTGCTGGGCTCGCAGCACGCCACGCTGGCCGACATCGCGCAGTTCTCCGACGAAATAGCTTCGTCGCGCACCTTTTGCTTTTTGCACGAGCTGGAGCACCTCTACAAGTCCAACCTCATCAAGGGCGGCGACCTGAGCAACGCCATTGTGGTGGTGGACCGCGTGGTGGCCGACGAGGAACTGAACGACTTGGCCAAAATGCTGGGCAAGCCCCGCGTGAGCGTCAAGAAGGAAGGCATCCTCAACAACGTGGACCTGCGCTACAAGAACGAGCCCGCCCGCCACAAACTGCTCGACTTGGTGGGCGACCTCGCCCTGGTGGGCCGCCCGCTAAAGGGCCAGATTCTGGCCGCTCGCCCCGGCCACGCAGCCAACGTGGCCTTCGCCAAGAAGATCAAAAAGAAGATGCTGGAGGTGGCTTCTAACCCCGTGCCGGTGTACGACCCCGCCCGCGAGCCGGTGATGGACGTCAACCGCATCATGCAGGTGCTGCCCCACCGCTACCCGTTTCTGCTGCTCGACAAGGTGATTTACCTGGACTCGCAGATGGTGACGGCGGTGAAGAACGTGACCATGAACGAGCAGTTCTTCCAAGGCCACTTCCCCGGCAACCCGGTGATGCCCGGCGTGCTGCAGGTGGAGGCCATGGCCCAAACCGGCGGCATCCTGGTTATGAACACCGTGCCCGACCCCGAAAATTACTGGCAATACTTCCTGGGCATCGAAAACTGCCGCTTCCGTAAGAAGGTTATCCCCGGCGACACCCTCATTTTCCACTGCTGGCTGCTGGCTCCGGTCAAGCGCGGCATTGCCAAAATGAAAGGCCAGGCCTTTGTGAACGGCAAGGTGGTGATGGACGCCGAAATGAGTGCTGCCATCGTGCGCAAGGATAACGCCTAG
- the lpxD gene encoding UDP-3-O-(3-hydroxymyristoyl)glucosamine N-acyltransferase — MEFTVQQIAEVLGGTVEGDATRRVTGLAKIEEAQAGALAFLSNPKYEHFLYDTQASAVIVSPDLVLRHAVATSLVRVADPYSAFTKLLEFYAQATRMGKRGVEEPAYLAATATVGPGHYRGAFSYIGENCQLGPNVLVFPHAYIGDRVTIGEGSVIHAGAKIYPDTVIGRFCVVKAGAVVGTDGFGFAPQPDGSYLPIPQIGNVVLGDYVSIGANTTVDCATMGTTRVGEGSKIDNLVQVGHNVEIGRHTVIAGQTGISGSTKIGDYCLLGGQVGIAGHITLANKTTLAAQTGVHKSVKGEGRILQGRPALDLNQSQRVLVVYRNLPAILHRVERLEQTANAPEKP; from the coding sequence ATGGAATTTACCGTTCAACAAATTGCGGAGGTGCTCGGGGGCACCGTGGAGGGCGACGCCACCCGGCGCGTGACAGGCTTAGCTAAAATTGAGGAAGCCCAAGCCGGGGCCCTGGCTTTCCTTTCCAACCCCAAATACGAGCATTTCCTCTACGACACCCAGGCTTCGGCCGTGATTGTGAGCCCCGACTTGGTGCTGCGCCACGCCGTAGCTACTTCCCTGGTGCGGGTGGCCGACCCCTACTCGGCTTTCACCAAGCTGCTTGAATTTTATGCCCAGGCCACGCGCATGGGCAAGCGCGGCGTGGAAGAGCCGGCGTACCTGGCCGCCACGGCCACGGTGGGCCCCGGGCACTACCGCGGGGCCTTTTCCTACATCGGCGAAAATTGCCAGCTGGGCCCCAACGTGCTCGTCTTTCCGCACGCCTACATCGGCGACCGGGTGACGATTGGCGAGGGCAGCGTGATTCACGCCGGGGCCAAAATCTACCCCGATACGGTTATCGGTCGGTTCTGCGTCGTTAAGGCGGGGGCCGTGGTGGGCACCGACGGCTTTGGCTTCGCCCCGCAGCCCGACGGCAGCTACCTCCCCATCCCCCAGATCGGCAACGTGGTACTCGGCGACTACGTGAGCATTGGGGCCAACACCACCGTGGACTGCGCCACCATGGGCACGACGCGGGTGGGCGAGGGCAGCAAAATCGACAACCTCGTGCAGGTGGGCCACAACGTAGAAATTGGCCGCCACACGGTCATCGCCGGCCAAACGGGCATTTCGGGCTCGACGAAAATTGGCGATTACTGCCTGTTAGGCGGGCAAGTGGGCATCGCGGGCCACATTACGCTGGCCAATAAAACCACCCTCGCGGCCCAAACCGGCGTGCACAAATCGGTAAAGGGAGAGGGCCGCATCCTCCAGGGCCGTCCCGCCCTGGACCTCAACCAAAGCCAGCGGGTGCTGGTGGTGTACCGCAACCTACCCGCAATCTTGCATCGCGTCGAACGCCTCGAACAGACAGCAAACGCACCGGAAAAGCCCTAG
- a CDS encoding HD domain-containing protein yields MNKKKIFNDPVYGFVTIPTELLFDLIEHPYFQRLRRIQQLGLTGFVYPGALHTRFHHALGAMHLMQLALRTLKDKGVAISAAEGEAALAAILLHDVGHGPLSHALETAIFQDVPHEQLSLFLMRRLNETFGGRLTLAIEIFEGTYARPFFHQLVSSQLDMDRLDYLNRDSFYTGVEEGRPGADRLIKMLRVVDEQLVLEEKAVYSVENFLVSRRLMYWQVYLHKTVTSAEQMVIRAVQRARDLTRQGVHVPANSCLGFFLGRAVALADFAADPKILSRFVELDDYDIWSAVKGWASHSDVVLSYLAKSLLNRNLLKIVIAPAPFDDDFKLGIQELIAEHFQLPPAEAALLMIAGRLSNSAYDARSQEPINILTKKGEVVNVMDASDLPNIRALSQRVDKFYICYPKEII; encoded by the coding sequence GTGAACAAGAAAAAGATTTTCAACGACCCCGTGTACGGGTTCGTCACCATCCCCACCGAGCTGCTGTTCGACCTCATCGAGCACCCGTATTTTCAGCGGTTGCGGCGCATCCAGCAGCTGGGCCTCACGGGATTTGTGTACCCGGGGGCCCTGCACACGCGCTTCCACCACGCCCTGGGGGCCATGCACCTGATGCAGCTCGCCCTGCGCACGCTCAAAGACAAGGGCGTGGCCATTTCGGCCGCCGAGGGCGAGGCCGCGCTGGCCGCCATCTTGCTACACGACGTCGGCCACGGGCCCCTGTCGCACGCCCTGGAAACGGCCATTTTCCAGGACGTGCCCCATGAGCAACTCTCGCTGTTTCTGATGCGACGGCTCAATGAAACGTTTGGCGGGCGGCTCACGCTGGCCATCGAAATCTTCGAGGGGACCTACGCCCGGCCGTTTTTCCACCAGCTCGTGAGCAGCCAGCTTGACATGGACCGGCTCGACTACCTCAACCGCGACTCCTTTTATACCGGCGTGGAAGAAGGCCGCCCGGGCGCCGACCGCCTCATCAAAATGCTGCGCGTGGTGGACGAGCAGCTGGTGCTGGAAGAAAAAGCGGTGTACTCGGTCGAGAACTTTCTGGTGAGCCGCCGGCTGATGTACTGGCAAGTGTACTTGCACAAAACGGTGACGAGCGCCGAGCAGATGGTGATCCGCGCCGTGCAGCGCGCCCGCGACCTCACCCGCCAGGGCGTGCACGTGCCGGCCAACAGCTGCCTGGGCTTCTTCCTGGGCCGGGCCGTGGCGCTGGCCGACTTCGCCGCCGACCCCAAAATCCTGAGCCGCTTCGTGGAGCTCGACGACTACGACATCTGGTCGGCGGTGAAGGGTTGGGCCTCCCACTCCGACGTGGTGCTCAGCTACCTGGCCAAAAGTTTGCTGAACCGCAACTTGCTGAAGATCGTGATTGCGCCCGCGCCGTTCGACGACGACTTCAAGCTCGGCATCCAGGAGCTGATTGCCGAGCACTTCCAACTGCCACCCGCCGAAGCCGCCCTGCTCATGATTGCCGGCCGCCTGAGCAACAGCGCCTACGACGCCCGCAGCCAGGAACCCATCAACATCCTCACCAAAAAAGGCGAGGTGGTGAACGTGATGGACGCCTCGGACCTGCCCAACATTAGGGCCCTGAGCCAGCGGGTGGATAAGTTCTACATCTGCTACCCGAAGGAAATAATTTAA
- a CDS encoding T9SS response regulator signal transducer PorX — translation MQTTILWADDEIDLLKPHILFLKEKGYDVTPVNSGADAIEEIQEKTYDLVFLDENMPGLTGLQTLTEIKAIRPTVPVVMITKSEEEHIMEEAIGSKIADYLIKPVNPSQILLSVKKVLDNKRLVSEKTNSGYQRDFRQLGMQLSDRLSPAEWAEVYKKLVYWELEINETEGKSMAEVFNMQKDEANTYFGRFITESYEDWVNGDDKNAPLMSHQLFKERVFPTLKATGDTPVYFVLIDNLRYDQWKVLEPIINELFTVDSEEMYYAILPTTTAYARNAIFSGMMPSEIQKKYPNLWVDDQDDEGKNLHEAEFMEINFQKNNQKYRHSYHKVTNLQAGKDLLGKMSNLHNNYKCNIIVYNFVDMLSHARTDMAMIRELAADESAYRSLTRSWFLHSPLYEMLQVIAEKKGKLIITTDHGTIRCKRPYKIVGDRNTNTNLRYKHGRNLGFDESRDVYVVRKPERIFLPRENVSTAYVFTVGDYFFAYPNNYNYYVNYYKDTFQHGGISLEECIIPYITLTAKG, via the coding sequence ATGCAAACCACGATTCTCTGGGCCGACGACGAAATTGACCTGCTCAAGCCCCATATTTTATTCCTTAAAGAGAAAGGCTACGACGTAACCCCCGTGAACAGCGGGGCCGACGCCATCGAGGAGATTCAGGAGAAGACCTACGACTTGGTGTTCCTCGACGAGAACATGCCCGGCCTCACCGGCCTGCAAACCCTCACCGAAATCAAGGCCATCCGCCCCACCGTGCCGGTGGTGATGATTACCAAGAGCGAGGAGGAACACATTATGGAAGAGGCCATTGGCTCGAAAATCGCCGACTACCTCATCAAGCCCGTCAACCCCAGCCAGATTCTGCTGTCGGTGAAAAAGGTGCTCGACAACAAGCGCTTGGTGAGTGAAAAAACCAACTCGGGCTACCAGCGCGACTTCCGCCAGCTGGGCATGCAGCTCTCCGACCGCCTTTCGCCCGCCGAGTGGGCCGAGGTGTACAAAAAGCTGGTGTACTGGGAGTTGGAAATCAACGAAACCGAGGGCAAGAGCATGGCCGAGGTGTTTAACATGCAGAAGGACGAGGCCAACACGTACTTCGGCCGCTTCATCACCGAGAGCTACGAGGATTGGGTGAACGGCGACGACAAGAACGCGCCGCTCATGTCGCACCAGCTCTTCAAGGAGCGCGTGTTCCCGACGCTGAAGGCCACCGGCGACACGCCCGTGTACTTCGTACTGATTGACAACTTGCGCTACGACCAGTGGAAAGTGCTCGAACCCATTATCAACGAGCTGTTTACGGTGGACAGCGAGGAAATGTACTACGCCATTCTGCCCACCACCACGGCGTATGCGCGCAACGCCATCTTCTCGGGCATGATGCCGAGTGAGATTCAGAAGAAATACCCCAACCTGTGGGTGGACGACCAGGACGACGAGGGCAAGAACCTGCATGAGGCGGAGTTCATGGAAATCAACTTCCAGAAGAACAACCAGAAGTACCGCCACAGCTACCACAAGGTGACCAACTTGCAGGCTGGCAAGGACTTGTTGGGCAAGATGAGCAACCTGCACAACAACTACAAGTGCAACATCATCGTGTACAACTTCGTGGACATGCTCTCGCACGCCCGCACCGACATGGCCATGATCCGGGAGCTGGCGGCCGACGAGTCGGCCTACCGCAGCCTCACCCGCTCGTGGTTCCTGCACTCGCCGCTGTACGAGATGCTGCAAGTCATTGCCGAGAAAAAGGGCAAGCTCATCATCACCACCGACCACGGCACCATCCGCTGCAAGCGCCCCTACAAAATTGTGGGCGACCGCAACACCAACACCAACCTGCGCTACAAGCACGGCCGCAACCTGGGCTTCGACGAATCGCGCGACGTGTACGTGGTGCGCAAGCCGGAGCGCATTTTCCTGCCCCGCGAGAACGTGAGCACCGCCTACGTGTTCACCGTCGGCGACTACTTCTTCGCCTACCCGAACAACTACAACTACTACGTGAACTATTACAAGGACACGTTCCAGCACGGCGGCATCTCGCTGGAAGAGTGCATCATTCCCTACATCACGCTCACGGCCAAGGGCTAA